The Aedes aegypti strain LVP_AGWG chromosome 1, AaegL5.0 Primary Assembly, whole genome shotgun sequence sequence CATCTGACGTTGCATCGAAGCATCACTTGAAGCATTTCATGGAGTGCAACGGGATAAGACGAAAAATCCCGCTTCCGATTTACGTCGATAGCACTGCTGTGGATGTGCGTGTGAATGACCTCCCGGAAGAAACTGACAACCTTGCTATCATTAATCATGTGAGTCAGTATGGTAATGTGTTCAGCATTCGGAATGAGGTCTGGAAACATTATTTTCCAGGCCTCAACAACGGTGTACGTGTGGTGCGAATGCAAATCAAGAAGCCGATTCCGTCATACGTAACTATAGGAGAAGAAGTCACTTCTATTTCCCACTTTCAACAAGTTCGCACCTGTAAAAACTGCGGTGGTAAATCGCACCCAAAAGTACGGTGCTCAGAAGTCATTACTAAAACTGCAGTCCAAACGATCCGTACCAGCCCACCGCTTCAACACCATCAGCCGATACAACCAGCATCCAAACAACAGCAGAACGAGATACCAAGCACTGATGAACAATGGCCACCACTGTCGAAGCCAGCGGCCGCCACTGATAAAGCAACAGCAACAAAACCCAGTGAAGGAGAAACAAAACGCCAACGGTCAGTCGATTCGGACACAGAACACATCCAAACAACCAAAAAACCCACATCGTCAGCATCCACCACAAGCGATAGCAGCGTTACGATCATATCTGATGTTTCCCCCGAGCGACCACGAGTTAGACGAATTTCGTACTCTTGGATCGAGGATGCAGAactaatgtcgaattcgtttttgaacccaggttggaactggcgcaacccgttctgaatcacagtttcaaccccaacccgattcaggttcgaccgaactacaattttcttgacgtttgtttgtttatgtgttgatcaccgacccagttcctaaaaacgaaaacgacataagaaAGCAGTACATAGAAGAGGATGAGAGAAGAATTAATGAATTGATTGCACAAGGTTGTAAACTTTGATACTTTGTAATCGATTTGTAAGGATTCCGGCTCCGTTATGCTTTATTGCGAATGAGCCTTTCAAATAAacgattaaagaaaaaaaaacattgctatTGGGCAGTACTGTCTCAATTAGAAGACGTAAAGGAAAGGCCAATAGCCTACCTCTCGCGTACACTTTCTAAAGCTGAGGAAAAGTATTCAGCTACAGCGAAAGAACTTCTTGCAAAACGTTTTCGGCCATACTTGTATGGAAGACCTTTTGTAATTTACACGGACCATGAACCACTTACGAAAGAACTGAAGTTGACCGATGCCACGAGTAATCATATTGTTCAAGATTTAGCCGTTGACGTGTCACAGCTAAATCTTGAacaatatgatttcaaaatcatttataaaaagGGCAAGCAAAACAAGGTAGCAGATGGGCTGTCAAGAATTCCACCCGGTGAACTAAATATGCATGAACTGTCAAATGAATGTTTTGATAATGACGAAATATACGGGCCAGAAATTGTCAACAAATTTCAGAATCAAATTATAATAAGGGTGAGTAATGACCCCTCGAAAAGCTCTCACATCATATGCAAAATATTTCCTGGACAAGTATGCCACGTATTTCATCAAGATCCTTATACTAAAGAAAATCTTACTGACATtctgaaaaaatacataaaccCTTCAACAAGCAACGGAATTTTCGCACCAGCTGGAATTATCAGAACATGTGACGAAATGCAGCATTTTTCTAAACGCCTTAAGTTTCACTATTCTAATATTCTTTTACCAGATATCATTTTAGGAACGGACCAACAAAATGCCATAACTTTAATCACAGAAACTATAAACTGGCATACGAGGAAGCAATAAAATCTGCTTACTTTCCTGGtatgttagaaaaaaataaaatattcattAAGAACTGCGGAGATTGCAAATTCGCAAAATACGTACGTAAACCTTTCAAAATTcctatttctagaagaatctaTGAAGGTCCTTTTGATAATGTTTTTATTGACGTCTATATTAGAAAACAATATAAATGTTTAACGTTAGTagattctttttcaaaatttgtgcaaattttccaaatttaaaatgaaacTACGGACGACCTGATCAGTACTCTAATCGagtatttcaaattttttggtttgccaaaaatgaaatttagaaATCCCCGATTCagagaattcctggaacaacAGGGTATCGCATCGCATTTCGCCAGCAATAGCAATGCTAATGGTATTGTTGAACGCTTTCACAATACTTTACTTGAGATGTATTTGGCGAACAGACAAAAATTTGAGAACCTTACATTACCTGAAGGTTTAGCATTAACTACCTCACTCTACAATGCCTCAACCCATAGCATGACGAGCCTTAAGCCTCGAGAGATTATTTTCGGCAATTGTTCTTCTTTGAACCGAGCTGAGATCAATGCCTCGAAACTTAGGAAGATACAGACAGCAAATTACCCGTAATAAATAAAGACGATTACAAGACGCTTACAAATCCCATTCTAGTGAAAAGAAAAGCAAAACCGAGCCCTTATGGTCATAGATACCGTCAAGTAGAAATTGTTAACCAAACTGTGACAGACGGACAAAATATAAAATCACACAAAACGAACGTACAGAGAACTTAATTGATTAATACCGTTTGCATCGAATtaccggacgcttcgaaagccggacaccttAAATGTTTTCATGGTTTATGTAATGTTTAAGTAATCATTAATGTTATACTAATAAACAGATCGATTTTTTGCACTAACAAGTTTATTGTTAATGTTAATGTATCATAGTAGGCTAttaaataatcaaaacaaaaataaatatgtagTGCGTGTCAAATCGTCCGTTGATTTTAATCTCtactaaacaaattattaagaTTGATGACTGGTCAATACACCATTAGATTAAATATCCAAAATGTGTTTCTCTTCCATTCAACGCGTTAAACAGCATAATAAAAGTGTATTCGCGTTGGCAGTTAGTGAAATTCACTGGATTAtgttttgaaatattgtttaaaacgGTTAAATGTCTGCGTCCGGAATACGAATCAAGATTCTCAGCTGCTTCAAAAGCCGGACATCATTGGATAAGGAGTAAATTGTACCTGTTAATAAACTCAAAAATGATTGGCAATGGATCAAACTGCTATTTTGTGGCTTCAGGAATGTTTATAAAAGTCTCAactagaaaaattgtgtctgtTTTTCTTTGTTCTGGTTAAATAAGTTAAATGAAGCTTCTAGATGCTGCATGTTTCTGAACCAGAGGCGTCAATAAGAAAGAGCTAACACAAGacgagacaggtcaaagtacaaaaatgaaaccaattgcctgtcaaaaaagaccatttctcattggtcgttttggcaaaggcctactttcacatcgttgagtttaattgcaacagggcactttgttgctagtccggccgtgttgctagttcatagattagagtttttataaaaagtttggaaattttccattaaatctttttgtttcaaatcaatctatattcgatgttaagttcaaagcatgtgctcctacaatgctaaaataaataaaaaatacctaattgggtcctaaaatttttaatgaaatcttgtttttatttaataacacgaaagagcatgttactgtaactactttagcaatttttcccgctcaaataacggctatatcatgtttaaactttaatttaaaaatttggtccataaatgaaccttgacacttttgatcatgtttgacgttcgcttagtcgacaaaaacaccacaggggttttagttcgaccactggggttgttcctatctgacatttcgtaagggacacggaaaacaaaatacacccaaaatttgagtttaagccaacggatgtgacaaaatctaaaaaatgtttttttgggcttaaaccaacggaaaacattagaaaattgagtaaacatgtgtttttggcctaaacttaagcgtttggcataaaaattgggacagggctttaggaccctattgagaccaatttgatggaatttgtgtcatttttctctaaaaatatagtCAGTTCTGAATTTAAACctgagttttaaaaaatataacatcCTTTATTGCACTAAATGAATGAAGCGTGCACGTAACAATCAAATTGTGAACcttgatttttgaatttgttaacAAGATTTGCTTtaaaaggatactggtaacactggcttttgtatcgtcaaggatatcgactgaaaaacaaccgggcagtcttagttgagctgtcacgtcctgtcctaggtccATAGTTTGAAAAATCGAAACTCAGTGCATCATGTTGAGAAGGGTTTTTCAAGCGGTCAGGTGGACATGATAATTCAGACGAAGAAACAGACGAAATGGAAGATAAAGTTTGACCGGTCTGGTTTTGAGGAAAATTTTGTGCCTAATGCATTCGAGTTAAATTaatgaattttattcaaatacGTTCTGAACtgtattttttaaacataaGTTGAAATTGTATTTTAAGAAGACTGAGATATAGCAAGGTTCTTGAGAAGGAAGGACTGTAGCGCACCGCGTACGAATCTAATTAGCGCGTTCGGTAAAATAATCCAACCCCTGTCGTTATACGGCCAAAAAGCCGATCGATTATTGAGTAGGCTATTGTGTCGCCAGCACTAAATTGAAGTTCGGAAGTCCAGACTTCCGACTTCCGAACTTACTTCCGAAGTTTTTTGACATTTGGATTTGGCAGCTACGTTATAATGAGAATGAACTTGTTTTGGCTAGCTGAAAAGGGAAGTAAAGTACGATAACAGTGCGCCGCCAACAGGCCTACGGATAAAACGGAATCTATAAGATAAACAGTGAAAGCAGGTGTTTGAGAAACTAAGTGGTGGAAGGAGGGAATGGCTGGTGGACGTTTACCGCCGTGAACCTGTCCTGTTCCTGGAAGAGCCAAGGCAAAAGTTCCACGGAAGATTTTTCACAACCATTAGTGTGTCATCCTTCAcggtgtttttgttttgatttattaGGTGCAGTGTTTCGAAATCAtatgatttgaacaaaaaaaagtatCGGAAGTAAGCAAAGTTGCCAGTTTGCCAGCGCCCTCccgacaatttttgtctaaATGCACAATAAGAAACgaatcgaaaatatatccagCAGCAGAAGATTCTGTGATCTGGTAGAAACCACACGTAGTTTCGTTTTCCCATTTATATcccgaaagtttgaccaaagtGTAAATCTATAAACCCCAAGTGAAACATAAAATAGTGATTCATCTGTTTTGAATCATGTTGAACCCAAAAGCACGATAGATCAACGATTGTCTGTTTTGCTCCGATTCCTTTTGCGACTAGTAGGACTCTCCTCGATTTCCGTGAAACAGTTCTaacaaaatagcaaaatttAAAAGTGTAACATTGTATTCCCTTCACTGTAGTCTCACTCAGTTAGAAAGTTTGAATAAAGCTACAACATAATTATCTACTTTTTACCTATAAATACACATTCAAAAAGGCAGTTTGTTACATACTGTAGGggaaagaaaacaataattacaaattaaaaaaaaaagaaggcaTGTGCTCTCGTATGACTACACTAATTCCTATAAACTGTGCAATTACCGATCTCCTGTTCTCGGGATATCACTAAATCTTCTTTCCTCTGTCTCTCTCTCTCGGTAACCTGTTTCTACCTCCTCCCCGTTTGCTTCATTTGGCACCGCGTTAGCGTAGTTGACTCGTATCGCTTCCTAAAAACTTACCCCTCATCATCGTGGTCATCACGCTTATTAGTCGTCCCAATCGTCATTGGCCGAATTGGAATCGCTATCGTCCTCATCGCTGGACCGGATGACGCGACCCCGCTCGGCCAGTGCCCTTCGGAGGGCATCCGCCAGGGCGTCGGTTCCTACCTCGCCGCTTCCTGCGCTTCCGCTGCTGCGGTCCGCATTGGGTTCACGATCGCCGACCGGCCGCAGCACCGTCCCGTCCCGGATCTGGGACATGAGGTCCGATCGCGGATCGCCTCCGCTGCCGGTACTCAGCGCACCTTGGTCCACTTTCTGCATTTGGGGGAGGGGAAAATTGAGTAACGATGCAAAAGTAATTAAAACAGGAAACAATTTTTCTCTTCAGTTCTCTTTGATTTAAGAcaggttaaaaaaataatttgaacagaGACAAATTATATATGTAGGTTAAAAATCAAGAGACCAGAGTTTTCTCCAGCTCGATTCGAACCCATGTGTAGCAAAGGGTCTTCACTTACCTTAAGGGTTGTTCCCTTGCGAATGCTGTCCAGCAGTGCCGACCGGCCATCGTCAACGACTGGTAAGGGCGCGGCAGGGGCTTGTGCTTTCACCGATCCCGGCGTCATCATCATCGGAGGGGGCGGCGGCGGAACGGCACCGGAAGAAGAGGCAGGTGGAGGCGGCGGCGGTGGGGGCTGAAACAGAATTGAATTCACAAAGCAATTATTCGAGAAAATTGGAAGAAGTTTTAGGGGGCAACTTACTGGTCCCGGAGTGGGTGCTGCCGGAGCAACAGGCAGCATGGGAGGTGGTCGTGAGGGCGCTTGGTTCACCTTTGGTGGGGTTGTGGCCGGCAGCGGTGGCAATGTCCTGTTGGGTGGCGGAGGCGGCGGGTTCCGTTGCTGCGTATTGCCATTTACTAGGGGCTGCAAGGTGAATTATATTAGATCGAGTGAAACACGTGTATCGCTCATAACCACCGATTAGACTGACCTGTGACTCCTGTTGACTCCGAACGGGGACCGGGGGCGGCGCAGGGTGCTTCTGCTTCCGAGTGCCGCTCTGCTCCGACTTCATCGCATCCACCACCTTATAGTTCTGAATGAAGTCGTAGATGAATTCGCGCGTTTCGCGATCCTTCAACTGAAAAACAACCGACGAGAGAAACGAGAAATGCATATCAATCTCCAACAACACACACCTAGGTCGATCGACATCGGTAACGACTTTCCAACCAATTATGATGAGATATAGATAGTGAGCGCGAACGCATTGCGTTGCACAGTGGGAGATTTCGTCGGTTTTGGCGCTTCTAATAAATAGCGTTTATTAGTAGAAAATCCGgttttaaacaactttgtcgaagatacaAAGTTCAAAACATCAATACTTTTAccatcatttttttaacaaacttaACATAAAACATTTCAGTTCAATATTGTATTGTAGATATTGGAAAAAGATTATGTGTCTATGGTAGATTTGgtgttgctgaatctgatgccgttctcagatatgttccagcacgtcacaatgtttagctacaggtcgccaaagaagtgtaaaacactggttttaacGAAGTTTACATACAAttgaagtatgatttatcaaactttttttgtgatctaatccactaagAATGTAAAATAGGACTTGACcttttattttagatataatttggttgaaatacaCGATTACATTTAGATTTGAATTTAAACTTGAGAGATTTGAACTttaactttgatgataagtactGTTATATACATGaagaattctgtggcaaatttagcaaattaattgccatacaagctggcaaacttgcacgcaagttgactgaaattgTCAAAtgttgcattttcaacagccaatatctcaaaaattagacgagctatgatatttttgaaaacgacaatgaattcagcaacccttcCGGAGTTATTtcggattgtcttggggtaccaaaattggccaaaaatgGCCTAGATTTTCCCGGATCTTGCTTACTTGATTCAAATAGGAACTGACATCTACTCTAGCTTAGAATTTAACGATTCCGCTACGATATTGCTGAAAACTTTCAAGTCGCCGTTGGAAAGTCTCAATGGTGTATTAGGACTTGCAAGCAATTTTCCAAATCCGATAGAAACCTATTCAGTATCCTCAATATTTCTGCCAGTAATACTCAAAATACCACTAAAAATTTAGGCGTCCACCTAGAAATCTTACGGGTCTACTATCAAATTCCAGATTGCGTGCAGCatcccaaaaaaaaactaattaaacATTCTCAGGATCCTACAAGAAACCTCTAATGTCCGTAATGAATACCCAGATTCCAGCTTCAACAGTCAGCAGTTGAGCACCGTTGATATATACACTATTGACATGACCGGGCCCTGGATCCGGTTTACCGGTTTCCAGTCAGCCCAAGGGGAGGTTGCTAAGAACACGTGGCGGGGTTTCAATGCAGGGCtctgttaaggtgattataaaagggAACCAAActatgaattttcaagtgcacaagactggtgaatctgacaacagttcgcgttgaaaatcaataaaattgattgcttgttggtggtgaccaatgtgataaattttcaacgcggaacgctgtttggttctcaagacttgtgctcttgaaaatttgaggtgtggcttcgttctataatcaccttaaacttCTACAGAAACGCACAGGTTCGCAAGCACATCTTCGTACAAGCGACCCGTACAGCTTTCAAAGTACTTTAGCCCATAGGATAGCGGcttaaggggggggggggcactAAAATGGAGAATTTCCAAAACGATGCCGGTACAATGGAATTCAACACAGCAGGAGTCGAGGACGCGAGCGTGTTCCAGAAAAGCGATAAGGTGCCACGATCGCCGGTGCATAGCACGGAATATCTACCGACGTGTAGCAGTAGCTCGCACTCATCTAGTTCGTAAAGGACCGGCACACTGTGCATACCGCGATCAAGAGCAAGCTAACGATCGCATCAAATTGTTTGTCAACGCTTCCATGAACGAGCAGAAAACGAGGATGAGAGAAGAGCTTACCGAAAAGGCACTGAAAAGGGTTACGGAGCAAGCAGCGGCTGACAAGCTTAAGACCCCGAAGTTGCGAGGTGACAAACCTACGAAGAAGCGAAACAGAGAGTCACCAGGAGAAGAGGATGTCCCAAAAAAGCAGCCCAACGAGGAAAAGGTGCGGCGGAAAAGGACAGGAACGATGACGGGTGGCAAACCGTCGTCAACGTCAAAGATAAAAAAAGAAACAGAAAGAGAAGGTGGAGATGAAACAGAACGGGAAGAAGAAAGCGAAGAGTCGCCCGGGGGATGCCATACTTGTGAAGGCAAACGACCAAACAACGTACGCAGATATCCTTCAAAAAGTTAAGGACGATCCTAACCCGAATGAATTTGGAAAAAACGTGGTCAGAACGCGGCGCTCCCAGAAAGGAGAGATGCTGTTTGAGCTGAAGATCGACCAAGCGATCAAGAGCTCGGCCTATTAGGAGCTAATCGTGAAATCTTTGGCGATCGTGGCGGAAGTAAGGGCACTTACTCAGGAAGCAGTTGTTGAGTGCAGATATCTGGACGAGATAACAAACATGGACGAGGTGAGTGAGGAGCTGCGTAAGCAATGCAGACTTGGAGAGGAGACCATGGCAATCCGTCTGAGGAAGTCGTACGACAGCACACTGTCAGCGACGATTCGACTACCAGTTGACACGGCGAACAAACTGCTGGAGAATTGGCTGGTCGATATGCCCACTGAGACTCGTCACACGAGCAGATAGGCCACCGATGCTATGCTTCACAGAACCGAACTGTACAGGAAATGTGGAGAAAGAGGTCACTTTTAGAAAGACTGCAAGAATCGACCAAGGTGTTTTCTCTGCTCACCGGAGGAAGGAAACACCCATTCGACGGGCAGCTTCAAATGCCGTGCTTACAAAAAGGTGATCGAAGCACAACAGTAACGGAGGTAACGCAGCTCAATCTGAATCACTGCGAAATCGCATAATAACTGTTGTGGCAATCGACATAAGAAACTAAGTGTGACATTGCGATAATAGCTgaaccctgggagggaggcaccgatactacacacgaaatataagacaacattattttgaaatgcaagataactccagtatgccaacaacaatcaaggcaggcttcgagaaaatcggtagtttccttttgttgtgcaccttcgatctttcctgacaaacatgaaaaaagggccacagttttctatgcattaaatattcattttcattgaaaaagtagaacgatgcgtttttcaatgctttatgttcaatcagattaaatggtgctcacgtgacattacttgcattatgtgcatgaattgatttttattcgatttttatcacttttgaagaaatacgaaaatgtgttttaatcagttacgcgcttttttcatgttagtccaatgtttgagatctgagctcacagtgacagttcgtgacagcggaatctcggatcactatgacgtacagaaattttgcattggtttctccctcccaggctgAACCGTATCGAGTACCACTCAATAACGTCAAATGGGTGGCGAATAGCACAGGCACAGCAGCGATACAAGTGACTGGTAGGTTTCCTATCCAGGAAGTGATTGGCAGCTCAAATGCGAGAttcgtgatcgccaaaatcAACGGAATCTACTTTTGTAGCTTGAAGAATTTAATCAGATGTTGGAGGAGTTTACCGACTAACTACTTGGTCgaaaacaatagaaatataagtagtagaacgccAGTGGcgttaatttaattaatttattaatacttactattgaagtttttgattgtttgtttagtgccatgttgtagagaatgttttattgtggttaaaaaaaatgatttgacacttatagacccggtactcagactgtcagagcgtggcaaactagatgttggtcacacgaacagtcgcgacattggccttctacggctaatgcttctacttcGAAAACTGATGCTGATTGGaggtgacttcaatgcatggGCCGTGTAGTGGGTTAGCAGGGTAACCAATGCCAGACGTTCCAACATACTGGAGGCTCTAGCAAATCTAGACGTACGATTGTGCAACGATGGCACTGTTAGCACATTTGGGAAAGACGGATGGGTGTCGATCATCGACCTAACTTTCTGTAGTCCATCGCTGGCGGGTAACATGAAATGGACGGTAAGCGAAGAGTGCACTCATATCGATCACCAGACTATACGCTCGACGATACGTCGACGAGGAAGGATCAAACGTCGAAGATCGTCAGCTCTCCAATGACGAGCTTGTGGCAGCTGCAAAAGCATTGATGGTGAGAAAGGCCCCCGGACCGGAAGTAATACCGCAAAGCGGCGGTCCTAGCGTACCCGGACATGTTCCGCAAGGTgatgcagaaatgcctggacgaaggtCACTTCCCAGATATATGGAAGATCCAGAAGCTGGTGCTGCTACCGAAGCCAGGAAAATCACCCGGTGATCCATCGTCATACAGGCCTATATGCTTGCTGGGTACACTGGGTAAACTCTTGGAACGGGTTATTCTAAACAGGGTGACTACCAGAAAGTTCGAATTCCGACGGTCGACGGTAGACGCAATTCGGAAGGTTCTGGAGAGAGCCGAGAAGGCATCGAAGCATACACGATGAGGAAATTGTTAATGCGCTGTAGTTACAAGTGACGTGAGGAACGCGTTCAATAACGCCAGTTGGGAGGCCAACGCCCCAGCGCTGCATGGAATGCGGATTCCTGACTATCTGTGCCGGATTCTGCAGAGCTACTACGAGAATCGGGTGTTGGTGTATGCAACCGTCGCCGGGGGAAGTCAAGAGGAGAAGGAAGCGAGAAGGAAAGAAAAGGATGACAGAAGAAGACAGAGAAGCGGAGGAAGATTAGAAGGCAGTTTACTCAACATGCAAGAGCAAACCACTGGCAGACTGCGCAGAGTGCAAGAGCACGAAAAAACGTCAAGAGCGTAATAGAAGTGCAGATGCACAGCCCTAAGTTTAGAAGTTTAGAATGTTCTATGAACTTTTGGATATCGTCAAAATACACAACTTTGCAGAATATGGCATGTCGTTGAATTAGGAAAAAACATGCTATAGCAGTTTACGTAATATTTGTGGGCATATTTCGCATACTTGTAAGTTGTAACTAAAGAAGAAACCGAAAGatgaaaattatattatacgCATATGTAACTAAAAGTTCTTAACTATAAAATGAATAATCTGTAAGTGATTGAAAGATATGTTTAGCCCTCTCTTTCCAATGGTAACACAGGTAAACCACCGATTTTCGATGAACGATAACTAAATGGAATTAGTACGATTAACTCAATAATAATGTATGATTAAACATCAAAATAAGTGACCTAATGGTCAAACCAATGATAAACGATCAACTAACTATTGATTTATCACGAAAAAAAAGTCAAAGTGATTTTGAATAACTAAACTTATTTAcaacaacttttgttcaagattttttaGTAACGCCATTTTGGCAGTTAAATTGTCGAAGAAAGGGTTGACCCCTCTTTTCCCGTgatagctccagagctccattgatttttgacgaacttGAGATAAACCGAATCAGATGAATACTACGAAGCAGTTGCGATCCCATACTCATAAGATTATTCCGAGAATCTACTAACAgtttcaatagtaaaactattgataaacaatcaaattactaTAAACAAACACAaccaaaaatttttaaattgattttgaaaaatttagatcaTGTACGtacaatgtttttatttaataaaagtttttttgtaaagTCGATCACAGTCGTGAGAAAAAAAAGGCTAACcatatagggagccggatcctattcttggcacttttgattcatttcggcagtggggttttttgaaagctactgagctcatatttagcCACAATATGCGTTACATTGAAGtgtttcttattgcaaagtttcagacgattcggacgagaaaaaccccccataccaaagtgaatcatggaagtgcccaagtagctctgcaccctaataCAATCCCGTACATTCGCAAGGTCGACGTGAGTACCATTGACAATTTTAGCATTGTAACTAGCGTTTGACGAAAAGCATTCTAGCAGCAGACACCATAACACTTACGCGCTAAAACAACGAAATCTCCCACTGTGCGTTGGTGGAGGATCGCTTCGATGTAACTAAAAACTATATGGATGCTATACTCACATGCTGGTCCCGCACGCCCGCCTTCTCGAGGAACGGTTTCAGTGTTTCCTCCTCGCCGCTAAGATCGAAACCACTGGTCGGACTCCAGCCGACGTGCGTTACGTGCTTGAAGTTCGACGGCATGCCAATGTCCTCCTTGCGTAGGCGGGGCTTACCCTTGTTTTTGGCCGCCGAACGGTGATGGTGGTgggactgctgctgctgctgatacGCCTGGGGCTGCACGGCGGTGTTGGGAATCGTCGGTGCGGAAACTGCGTGGAGTAGCATGCGATCATGGAGAAAATTGGTGTTTGTTTGGGTTATGTTGATTTGAGTTAAGTTTGAATTGAAGGTGTTGATTACTTACACGTTGGTTTGTGGCGTAGTGTGACGGTGTTGTCCTCTTTTTGGTTAGACACCGGCGGTGGCCGCGCTGGAGGTGGATCTTTGCGGGTGCTGTTCCGTTTGAGGCGTTCTGGAAGTAGGGAAGATGAGATTTACACATGATTAACATGTCTTGACTATGTGAGGTGAGGTAAATGTCTACCAAACCATAAAATCATAATCATTCATAACGAATATGATGATAGAATCTACATCACTCTGTGTTCAGATCTTCTATAGAACTTTTGATAACAAGTAATCTTTTTATCAGACGCAGCATACaagggataggcaaaatgaatCAGGAAATTGCTAATAACTTTTCGAAAAATGCCTG is a genomic window containing:
- the LOC5578888 gene encoding neural Wiskott-Aldrich syndrome protein encodes the protein MKEQASTEVDKASKANRPSQLLTNDENEQLFDLLGKRCQTQCTAVVQLYMTQSPAHASWMKKWTGALCFIKDNIRKSYFFRLYCLKANRMVWEQEIYNGIEVTKPRPFLMVFEGQEGIVAFNFATDDEATAFMNTTISTISNRNRRRDERLKRNSTRKDPPPARPPPVSNQKEDNTVTLRHKPTFSAPTIPNTAVQPQAYQQQQQSHHHHRSAAKNKGKPRLRKEDIGMPSNFKHVTHVGWSPTSGFDLSGEEETLKPFLEKAGVRDQHLKDRETREFIYDFIQNYKVVDAMKSEQSGTRKQKHPAPPPVPVRSQQESQPLVNGNTQQRNPPPPPPNRTLPPLPATTPPKVNQAPSRPPPMLPVAPAAPTPGPPPPPPPPPASSSGAVPPPPPPMMMTPGSVKAQAPAAPLPVVDDGRSALLDSIRKGTTLKKVDQGALSTGSGGDPRSDLMSQIRDGTVLRPVGDREPNADRSSGSAGSGEVGTDALADALRRALAERGRVIRSSDEDDSDSNSANDDWDD